Proteins co-encoded in one Pocillopora verrucosa isolate sample1 chromosome 1, ASM3666991v2, whole genome shotgun sequence genomic window:
- the LOC136282929 gene encoding ankyrin repeat domain-containing protein 36C-like, with product MKATSYNQTTTRLKEAICDGRMYQTRHLIESGFDLNFVDRQGLTPLMHAAQLPDEKCCTRNNLLKLLLQHGSYVNIVDKKGRHVLSRACIDDREDIVRLLVNVAKQDVDLNLRDDDGNTPVMHSVRTGNATLVKFIVSELNKFQVDIDIRNLEDRTPYLEAKRLGNEECATILLTDGNASTNIQVNPFLDFMSVKEEKSWDGKVRGVEESLYAAIRNSVERKQSNPWIIQKKHIPTKKTPTSNCQKSSSNHERVLKRKTSSPRKVSSASLVTVDTKHKEKSQQAIANSKGQRRRVIHTVANATSVRADTIRRSLNINTKLHPPNSAVGRKSKEISITCNHDRSYPSPKTSENAAVDDEYSWYLHFSVFNSPSVSFLTKIIAI from the exons ATGAAAGCAACGTCTTACAACCAAACCACGACCAGACTTAAAGAAGCGATTTGTGACGGGAGAATGTATCAAACTCGGCATCTCATTGAGAGCGGATTTGACCTGAATTTTGTGGACAGACAGGGTTTGACTCCTCTTATGCATGCTGCGCAGTTACCTGACGAGAAATGTTGCACACGTAACAACTTACTCAAACTCTTGTTGCAGCACGGTTCGTATGTAAACATCGTTGATAAAAAGGGCCGACATGTGCTGTCTAGGGCTTGCATCGACGACAGAGAAGATATTGTTAGACTACTGGTTAATGTCGCTAAACAGGACGTTGATTTGAACCTACGAGATGACGACGGAAACACTCCAGTCATGCATTCCGTTCGCACAGGTAACGCCACTTTAGTGAAGTTTATAGTTAGCGAACTGAATAAGTTTCAAGTTGACATAGATATTCGAAATCTTGAAGACAGAACACCTTATTTGGAGGCCAAACGACTGGGGAATGAAGAGTGTGCGACTATCCTGTTGACTGACGGGAATGCGTCAACAAATATTCAGGTGAATCCTTTTTTGGATTTTATGAGCGTAAAAGAAGAGAAATCTTGGGACGGCAAGGTGCGAGGTGTCGAGGAAAGTTTATATGCTGCGATTAGGAACTCTGTTGAGAGGAAACAATCTAATCCCTGGATTATTCAAAAGAAACACATTCCTACAAAGAAGACTCCTACTTCTAACTGCCAGAAATCATCTTCAAACCACGAAAGGGTCTTAAAAAGAAAGACGAGCTCACCTAGAAAAGTTTCAAGTGCAAGTTTAGTGACTGTAGACACCAAACACAAGGAAAAGTCTCA ACAAGCAATCGCAAATTCTAAAGGACAAAGGCGCCGGGTGATACATACAGTGGCAAATGCTACGTCCGTTCGAGCGGACACAATTCGGCGAAGTCTAAATATTAACACAAAGTTGCATCCGCCAAATTCTGCTGTTGGACGGAAATCGAAAGAAATTTCCATAACATGCAATCATGATCGTTCGTACCCTTCGCCAAAAACTTCGGAGAATGCTGCTGTGGACGACGAGTACAGTTGGTATTTGCATTTCAGTGTCTTTAATTCCCCATCAGTGTCTTTTCTCACTAAAATAATAGCCATTTAG